In a genomic window of Gloeocapsopsis dulcis:
- a CDS encoding tetratricopeptide repeat protein — MGDFRVVTLLEIAEMYRLAGQSGRAAAVIDRAVAADRTTAQPQTDSIAAVYERLFVLSRFANQYAAIGKKEQAVELASKVFEVARLLPQQDYMTFNTLLNTSKLYTLAGQSDKAVAVFSYLLKTTENIKETFVKAFFLAQIGNEYAVLQQPNRATELLSQALELVKPEEVSRKSLVLITIARGYGVLQQYDKAIQVSHAVEPRSLRDEVKRTLMCSRDAR, encoded by the coding sequence ATGGGCGATTTTAGAGTTGTAACTTTACTTGAGATTGCTGAGATGTATCGACTAGCAGGACAGTCCGGTCGCGCTGCTGCTGTCATAGATCGAGCAGTTGCGGCTGATAGGACAACGGCACAACCTCAAACTGACTCTATTGCTGCTGTCTATGAGAGACTTTTTGTTTTGTCCCGATTCGCCAACCAGTACGCAGCTATAGGGAAAAAAGAGCAAGCTGTGGAGCTAGCATCTAAAGTGTTTGAAGTTGCTAGATTATTGCCTCAGCAGGATTATATGACGTTTAATACTTTACTTAATACTAGTAAGCTGTATACATTAGCAGGGCAAAGCGACAAAGCTGTTGCGGTTTTTTCCTACTTACTTAAAACTACTGAAAATATCAAGGAGACATTTGTTAAAGCCTTTTTCTTAGCTCAAATTGGCAATGAGTATGCAGTGTTGCAACAACCAAATCGCGCTACTGAACTTTTGTCTCAAGCACTTGAGTTGGTTAAACCAGAAGAAGTTTCTAGAAAAAGCCTTGTTCTGATTACCATCGCTCGTGGCTATGGAGTATTACAGCAATACGACAAAGCGATCCAGGTTAGTCATGCAGTCGAGCCAAGATCACTGCGTGATGAAGTAAAACGAACTTTAATGTGTTCGAGAGATGCAAGATAG